One Cryptosporangium aurantiacum DNA window includes the following coding sequences:
- a CDS encoding fasciclin domain-containing protein, with translation MPSLRSVLPRRRWLLVTLGLVVAVGLGVTWAVAGQGEEAPVTTQAMSTSVPTDPTALFGAGCDALPDGSSDPAAPAGMRGRPVREIVEHHPQLTTLRDAVEKAGMLRTFDDRTGLTMLLPTDAAFDKVPGWQLKLALSNRQMLTDILTYHVIEKPLNPKQLNLDGPFTTLEGSELRVRGFGESLRLGVQNAHVICGNIPTKNATIYLIDTVLLPT, from the coding sequence GTGCCGTCACTGCGATCAGTGCTTCCCCGGCGGCGGTGGCTCCTGGTGACCCTCGGCCTCGTCGTCGCGGTCGGGCTGGGGGTGACCTGGGCCGTCGCCGGACAGGGCGAGGAAGCCCCGGTCACCACCCAGGCGATGTCAACCTCGGTGCCGACCGATCCGACGGCGCTGTTCGGCGCCGGCTGCGACGCGCTCCCGGACGGCTCGTCCGACCCCGCTGCCCCGGCGGGCATGCGCGGGCGGCCGGTCCGGGAGATCGTCGAACATCATCCCCAGCTCACCACGCTGCGCGACGCCGTGGAGAAGGCCGGCATGCTGCGCACGTTCGACGACCGCACCGGGCTGACCATGCTGCTGCCCACCGACGCGGCGTTCGACAAGGTGCCGGGATGGCAGCTGAAGCTGGCGCTGTCGAACCGGCAGATGCTCACCGACATCCTGACCTACCACGTCATCGAGAAACCGCTGAACCCGAAGCAGCTGAACTTGGACGGCCCGTTCACGACGCTGGAAGGCAGTGAGCTGCGCGTCCGCGGCTTCGGCGAGAGCCTCCGGCTCGGCGTCCAGAATGCCCACGTGATCTGCGGAAACATCCCGACCAAGAACGCCACGATCTACCTGATCGACACGGTCCTGCTGCCGACCTAG